A genomic window from Synechococcus sp. CBW1107 includes:
- a CDS encoding DUF4055 domain-containing protein — protein MTSVAIVENSFLFAGFMPWRQHPTLTALQPSLQITADCWALLAAPDGSSRKEHYLPKGEREPDTAYRKRLDAARPSGFFRDALRTYAGMLSRGSWISLPASLTSVLTDVDGRGTDLGVFLAAADLLVLRDGAALVLVLPPEHSWPSEGDRQEALRRGDRLSLPRLQLVPRSNCLNWELPVSYGLPGRIIWREPVNRPISAEPPDSEGAVTEQINALLGDADAPDRWHYRSLSLLTPGDAVTGLQLAHHPVCADPQATSGWRCDEPVVTTYEGIHRLPACWYTSDGSAFGEGDLPHLGLAHQYLNHFRCKSEYEELLSRTALPVGVRKGMVDAMGNSQAGPVVLGPNTCMDLPSDASFEFVEIRARSLAEHRAWLQILDDTMRRDALIPSQNRGAARTEMEISLTASQSYALLQAMAIQKASLFSTLLQHWCALTGEPLDPGAGLQVTVSPLTPPIQPQPQVKEWIELFDKGVISREELRHQLALATANAISSPTLDDSPATRAGEGRQAPEPRAAESSAPVHRRQEESAAPAAA, from the coding sequence ATGACTTCTGTGGCCATCGTCGAGAACAGCTTTCTCTTTGCGGGATTCATGCCATGGCGACAGCACCCCACCCTGACCGCCCTGCAGCCCTCCCTGCAGATCACCGCCGACTGCTGGGCCCTGCTCGCCGCCCCTGACGGCAGCAGCCGCAAGGAGCACTACCTCCCCAAGGGCGAGCGTGAACCGGACACCGCTTACCGCAAGCGTCTCGATGCCGCCCGTCCCTCGGGCTTCTTCCGCGACGCCCTGCGCACGTATGCCGGCATGCTCAGCCGGGGCAGCTGGATCAGCCTTCCGGCAAGCCTGACCTCAGTGCTAACTGACGTGGATGGTCGGGGCACGGACCTGGGTGTGTTCCTGGCGGCGGCCGACCTGCTGGTGCTGCGGGACGGCGCCGCTCTGGTGCTGGTGCTGCCACCCGAGCACAGCTGGCCCAGCGAGGGGGACCGTCAGGAGGCCCTGCGCCGCGGTGATCGCCTCTCCCTGCCCCGGCTGCAGCTGGTTCCCCGCTCGAACTGCCTGAACTGGGAGCTGCCTGTCTCCTATGGCCTGCCGGGCCGGATCATCTGGCGCGAGCCGGTGAATCGGCCAATCAGCGCCGAGCCCCCTGACAGCGAAGGGGCTGTGACGGAGCAGATCAACGCCCTGCTGGGCGATGCCGACGCCCCCGACCGCTGGCACTACCGCAGCCTCTCGCTGCTCACCCCCGGTGATGCCGTGACCGGCCTGCAACTAGCCCACCACCCGGTCTGCGCCGACCCCCAGGCCACCAGCGGCTGGCGCTGTGATGAGCCGGTGGTCACCACCTATGAGGGCATCCACCGCCTGCCGGCCTGCTGGTACACCTCCGATGGCTCGGCCTTCGGGGAGGGAGACCTGCCGCACCTGGGCCTTGCCCACCAGTACCTCAACCACTTCCGCTGCAAGAGCGAATACGAGGAGCTGCTCTCCAGGACTGCTCTCCCCGTTGGCGTCCGTAAGGGAATGGTCGATGCCATGGGCAACAGTCAGGCCGGCCCCGTCGTGCTGGGCCCGAACACCTGCATGGACTTGCCCTCGGACGCCTCCTTTGAGTTCGTGGAGATCCGGGCCCGCTCCTTGGCGGAGCACCGGGCCTGGCTGCAGATCCTTGACGACACCATGCGCCGCGATGCCCTCATTCCCAGCCAAAACCGGGGCGCCGCCCGCACCGAGATGGAGATCAGCCTCACCGCCAGCCAGAGCTATGCCCTGCTGCAGGCGATGGCGATCCAGAAGGCGTCGCTGTTCTCCACGCTCCTGCAGCACTGGTGTGCCCTCACCGGTGAACCCCTGGATCCGGGCGCCGGCTTGCAGGTGACCGTCAGCCCGCTCACCCCACCGATCCAGCCGCAGCCCCAGGTGAAGGAATGGATTGAGCTCTTCGACAAGGGGGTGATCAGCCGGGAGGAGCTCCGGCACCAGCTGGCCCTGGCGACGGCCAATGCAATCAGCAGCCCGACCCTCGATGACAGCCCTGCCACGAGGGCTGGGGAGGGGCGCCAAGCCCCGGAACCCAGGGCTGCTGAGAGCTCAGCGCCGGTGCATCGCAGGCAAGAGGAGTCAGCCGCACCTGCAGCCGCATGA
- a CDS encoding transglutaminase family protein — protein sequence MHLSIGCKLDLRCEPATPLLTLVHVHSSLAPDLVAAEQLQVLPDRSYEVLADQVGNRWCRLLAPSGSTSLSYSATIEVPDCTDPVLPHVRQCPIQALPIDAYRFLNASTYCDTAALMELAWSTFAGITPGWPLVQAICDWVHERIRFDYSASQLHQSASQSVASGAGVCRDYAHLAITLCRCLNIPARYCTGYLGYTGIARGEAPVDFSAWFEVFLQDRWYVFDARHNFPRCGRVLIGRGRDAADVPFLRSFGAHEPTGFQVITEEVGAFAAGGPTGDGCAPALAGTLQA from the coding sequence GTGCATCTGAGCATCGGTTGCAAGCTCGACCTGCGTTGTGAGCCCGCCACACCCCTGCTGACGCTGGTGCATGTCCACAGCAGCCTGGCGCCAGACCTCGTCGCGGCGGAACAGCTGCAGGTGCTGCCCGATCGCAGCTACGAGGTGCTTGCCGATCAGGTAGGCAACCGCTGGTGTCGTCTTCTGGCCCCCTCAGGAAGCACCAGCCTGAGCTATAGCGCCACGATCGAGGTTCCGGACTGCACCGATCCGGTGCTCCCCCATGTGCGTCAGTGTCCGATTCAGGCCCTGCCGATCGACGCCTATCGCTTCCTCAACGCCAGCACCTACTGCGACACCGCGGCGCTGATGGAGCTGGCCTGGAGCACCTTCGCGGGGATCACACCTGGCTGGCCGCTGGTGCAGGCCATCTGCGACTGGGTGCATGAGCGCATCCGCTTTGATTACTCCGCCTCGCAGCTGCATCAGAGCGCCAGCCAGTCCGTTGCCTCTGGTGCTGGGGTCTGCCGTGACTACGCCCATCTGGCCATCACCCTTTGCCGCTGCCTCAACATCCCCGCCCGTTACTGCACGGGCTATCTCGGCTACACCGGCATCGCCCGCGGAGAGGCACCGGTGGATTTCTCCGCCTGGTTCGAGGTGTTCCTGCAGGATCGCTGGTACGTCTTTGATGCCCGCCACAACTTTCCTCGGTGCGGGAGGGTGTTGATCGGCCGTGGCCGCGATGCTGCCGATGTGCCCTTCCTGCGGTCCTTCGGGGCGCATGAGCCGACGGGTTTCCAGGTCATCACCGAGGAGGTCGGCGCATTTGCCGCAGGTGGCCCCACTGGTGATGGGTGCGCGCCCGCGCTGGCCGGGACACTGCAGGCCTGA
- a CDS encoding major capsid protein, which translates to MGLTLIEAAKYETRLEHLAVIKTFAEGELLSWLPFMNIAGGGLFYSVEKELPSVGFRAVNEGYKQSYGVVDPQSEAVHLFGGDVDVDRSIVDLQGPEARAAQTEMKVRSMRLTLEAALINGDATASQGRGFDGLAKRLSPGTEMALNNGGGALDFDKLDELIDSVNSYGGRKYLVMSKAMRRQLNALARQTVGQGVYNVSTNNLGVMVHHYQECQILTVDRDAQGLEVLGYGEAGGTSSIYCCTFGDQAVTGLQGPFQGRYGISVRDLGEVPDAPVFRTRIDWYVGFGVMHPRAAGRLHSIAPIS; encoded by the coding sequence ATGGGCCTCACCCTGATCGAGGCAGCCAAGTACGAGACCCGCCTGGAGCACCTGGCGGTGATCAAGACCTTCGCTGAGGGCGAACTGCTCAGCTGGCTGCCGTTCATGAACATCGCCGGCGGCGGCCTCTTCTATTCCGTCGAGAAGGAGCTCCCCTCAGTGGGTTTCCGGGCGGTGAACGAGGGCTACAAGCAGAGCTACGGGGTCGTTGATCCCCAATCCGAGGCCGTGCACCTCTTTGGGGGTGACGTGGATGTGGACCGCTCGATCGTTGACCTGCAGGGCCCCGAGGCCCGGGCGGCTCAGACCGAGATGAAGGTCCGCTCGATGCGGCTCACCCTGGAGGCTGCCTTGATCAACGGTGATGCCACCGCCAGCCAGGGCCGAGGCTTTGACGGGCTGGCCAAGCGCCTTTCCCCAGGCACCGAGATGGCGCTGAACAACGGTGGCGGGGCGCTCGATTTCGACAAGCTCGATGAGCTGATCGATTCGGTGAACTCCTACGGCGGCCGGAAGTACCTGGTGATGAGCAAGGCGATGCGCCGCCAGCTCAACGCCCTCGCCCGCCAGACCGTTGGCCAGGGCGTTTACAACGTCTCGACCAACAACCTGGGGGTGATGGTGCATCACTACCAGGAGTGCCAGATCCTCACCGTCGACCGTGACGCCCAGGGCCTGGAGGTGCTGGGTTACGGCGAGGCGGGCGGCACCAGTTCGATCTACTGCTGCACCTTTGGCGACCAGGCGGTGACCGGCCTGCAGGGGCCGTTCCAGGGCCGCTATGGGATTTCGGTGCGGGACCTGGGTGAGGTGCCGGATGCGCCTGTGTTCCGCACCCGGATCGATTGGTACGTGGGCTTTGGCGTCATGCACCCCCGCGCTGCAGGCCGCCTGCACAGCATCGCCCCCATTTCCTGA